The Prevotella sp. E2-28 genome includes the window GGTTTGTCTAAAACGATTGCTGAGACGTAGTCCTCTTTGTGCTGGTCGAAGAAAGACTTGAAGCGTCCGTTGCGTATATTGTCAGGTATGAGTTTCAGAATGGTGGGGCGAGGCAGAACCTGGTACTGCCAGTAGCGCATAACGCAACCCTCCTCGTTGACGTGCTTTTTGAAGTAGTTGAGAATGATGGAGTCGGTCTCCCACTGTTTGTAATACTTATGCGCATTCTCTTCCAAATCATCTGCATCGGCCCACTGCTGATAGAATGTTGTGCCTGTGAGCTCGAAGGTGCCGTTCTTCACTTTGACGTGACATTCCTCGCCTGGTACGAAGGGGAAACGGACGCAAGCCGTGCATACTTCGCCATTAGGAAAGATGGCTGTGAGGTCACCAACAAGTGGCTCGTCCAAATGGGTCTCAAATGCAGAGCGCTTGTTGACAACGTCAATTTTTCCGAGGAACTTACGTGCTGTTTGGCTGCGGTCGAAGACCTGAACGAGGTAGCCTGCATCCTCGATGCCCTGAGTTACCTTGACGTCGATTTTGAAGTCGTTTTGAGCTTGGCCCGTCATAGCAACGAGGGCAAAGATTAAGGTTGCGATTGTTGATTTCATTTTTTAGTAACTTAAAATTTATGATAAGTATTTTATTTCACAACTTCACGAGGATGATACTCGAAGAGTTTCTGATTGTCACGTAGTTCCTTGATGTTGAACGACTGCACAGAACCGCTCCAGTTGGCACCCCACATGGCGAAGGGCTCGCCTTCAGGCACGATATAGGTGATGTTTTCTGTTTCCATCGGTATTGGCTCGAACACCATCACGATAGCGAAATAGTCGCCTGAACAGCCTTCTACCCAGAACAAATCGTTGTTGGGGTAGCCCAATACCTCTTTGCATTTATATTGATGACCCCGCTGGTCAACGAGTATGTTGTTGCCGCCGCGTCCAAAGTATTCGCGCATCCAGTTCATCTCGCAGGCCTCAGCCAGATAGGTGGCCTCGGGTGTACACCACATGGCGTAGGTGTTCTCCTTCACAGGCTTGATGAGGTGTGCATCATTATAAACAGCCCATGACTGGTGGTTGTCTTTATTGTAGTCTTTTGCTTCGCTCACAAGGTGGGCCTGGTGGAATGTAGGCTTCTCGTCGTATCTGTCTATACCTCTGTAGTCTTGCCAGAAGTGGCCGTTCTGGCTAATCAGGTCAATGTCCATGCCTCGCATGTACCAATTGGGCACACCATAGATACAAATTTCCTTGGCTGTGTCAGGCAGTTTGGGGAAGAAGATCTGCAGATCGAGAACGGTTCCCTCCTTTGCTTTCACGCTGAACACCTTGCCGTAGCAGTCAGGATTGGTGCGGCGCGACTGATAGATAATACCAGTTTCTTTATCCAGGATGACGCATTCGTTACTGCAAAGCCACATGTTGGTCACGATGTCGGCAGGCATACGGAAATAGCAATGGAGCACAGTCTCGTCGTTCTCCTCCGTCAGTTGCCACAGCACGGGGAGGTATGATTTCCCTTCGGGCATACGGAAGTCAGGGAAGATGCTTTCGAGGTCGCTGATCGTAGGCACATTCTTGACGAAGCCTATGTTCTCGTGCCAGGAGTTGTTTTCTGTGTCTTTCCAGACAACAGTCTTTTTCTTGGTTTTCTTATCAATGGTTGCTTCAGGAACTGCTGCCATGAAATAGGCGTCGCACCTTGCCAGGAACTTAACGTCCTGCTTCGTCGTTTGCGTCTGCATAGGCTTTGCCTGATACCAAGTTGTTTGTGCCTGCGATGTGAGGCACGCTATTGCCATTAGGCTAAGGGTTAGGATACGTTTCATAATCATATCTTTCTAGTTTTGTTGTTAATACTCTTTATATGCATGAGCTCATCGCGATATTCTTGATAGCATGTTGACGACTCTTTGGTGCCCAGAGGAGCGTGGGTGCCGTAGAGTAGTATTTTCCCGTTCACGCGTTCTGCAATCCAACGGTAGTGCAACTGGTGGCGCATATCCTTTAGTTCGAAGAAGAACTGCTGGTGCGAGAAGTTCAGGAAATAACCTGGCGTTTCGTTGCTATACCAGCAGGCAGCCTGAAGCAATCGGTTGAATACATCAGCTTCTTGCTGACTGCTGCTTGCCATCTTCTTATCTGGGAACACATAAACGGTGCTCACCACGTTGCTGTCCTTGACTGAAGAACATGTCAGTTCGCCTTCCTTCACATTGTAATAACTTGCCATCTTGGCAATGAAATCATCCATTCGGGCTGGATCCTGATAGGGCAGGGTATCTTTTTTCTCCTCCGTATGGGCTGCGTAATGCAGGTTGGGATCGGTATCGAGAACTGAGGACGTTTCCTCTTTGATGGCTTCTGTCTGATCAGATAAAGGCTGGTTCGTCTCAGTCCGCTGGCTTCGGACTGTGAGTCCGCTGGCTTCGGACTGTGAGTCCGCTGGCTTCGGACGGTCGGTTTGCTGGCTTCGTACTTCCGACGTCTCTGCTTGTGGCATTGTCTCTGTATGCTGTGCTATCAGCCCTTCTGAGGCTTCCTCTTTTCCTGAAGGCATCAGCGTGATACCTATGCCGATGAGGAGGAGCAGCGAGGCGGCAGCTGTTATCCAGCGCCAAGGGCGGCGTGCTTTTCCAGCGATGGAATCGCTGGGCACACTGGCAGGCGCAGCTTCTAGCTTTTCCTGCATCTTCGTCATGAAGTCGGCAGGTAGCTTGGGCGTCTCAGCGTATTTCCGATGTAGCGCCTCGCGCAGGTCTGTATCTTTGAGTTTGTTCATTATTTTCTAATTTCTTACATAGTTTTTTTCGCGTCCTGTAAAGACGGTTGGCTAGTGCCTTGGGCTCGATTCCTGTGATATAGGTTATCTCTGTAAGCGGACGGTCTTCGAAGTAGTAGAGCGTCAGGAGCATTCGCTCGTCGTCAGGCAGTTCGTCTATCACTTCCATCAGTTGCTCTATTCTTTCTTCGCGTCCAGTACTCAGTTCTGCCTCTAGCTCTTCGTTGCTGATGTCTGTGTTGTCTTCCATAGAGACAATCATGGGCCGTCGTCGTTTTAGATGGTCGAGCGTCAGGCGGTAGGCGATGCGACAGAGCCAGGTGGAGAGTGAAGCCTTGCGAGGGTCGTAGCTGTCTATATGACTGAAGGCCCGTAGAAAGGTGTCTTGTGTCAGTTCCTGAGCGTCCATCATGTCGGGCACCTGTCTCGCAATCATAGCGAAGATGCGCTCGGCATAGCGACTGACCATCTCAGTCTGTCCCTCCCGCCGTCCTTGACGAACGGCCACTATCAGTTCTGTCTCTGTCAGAGCACTCATCTTTTTATCTTATCTCTATTTGTTATACGACAGTTTTAGGAAAATATCCCGCACTTTCGCAATTTTTTAAAAAAAAATGTCGAATTGCTTCTTTTTAATGGTTTTTGGTTTGTCAAAATTAATGTAATAATAGATACCCTCCAAATCGTTTGAAGGTAATTAAGTGAATTTGTCTGGTTTTTAAGTTTTATTATTAAATTTTGCTGGAATGCATTTTTTTGCTTACCTTTGTACGCTGAATATAATAAGGTATAGAGGAAAGATGCGAACCATAAAATTAACTATTATACTGTGCTGTATCTGCTTGCAGATGAGTGCTTCCACTATAGACTCCCTACGTCAGGTTCTTCCCACGCTGAAAGGTAATGAGCGTTCTAAGGCCTATATGAAACTCTCGCAACTGCTCAGTAGCGAGGATGATGTACAGGCCGCCATAGATTGTCTAGACGAATGGATTGCCTTTGAACAGGATGAGCGGAATATAGAAGGCGAGGGCAAGGCCCGTTGGAGCAAGGTAGCCGTGCTGACCAACTGTGCATTGGATTCAATGCTCTTGGAGGAGGCGCCTGTGCAAATGGAATGGTTTAAGAAGCACAGACAATGGAACCATTACTATGATACATGGGATAGTAAGGCCTGCGTCTATATGTATTCATCGCGTATTCAGACTGCCCTTCGTGAGGCGCAGGACATGCTGGCAGATGCGCAGAAGA containing:
- a CDS encoding RNA polymerase sigma factor gives rise to the protein MSALTETELIVAVRQGRREGQTEMVSRYAERIFAMIARQVPDMMDAQELTQDTFLRAFSHIDSYDPRKASLSTWLCRIAYRLTLDHLKRRRPMIVSMEDNTDISNEELEAELSTGREERIEQLMEVIDELPDDERMLLTLYYFEDRPLTEITYITGIEPKALANRLYRTRKKLCKKLENNEQTQRYRPARGATSEIR